Part of the Ochotona princeps isolate mOchPri1 chromosome 15, mOchPri1.hap1, whole genome shotgun sequence genome, TCCTGCTGTCTTAGTCTGTTCTTCAGGGCTTGCGCCAGCTGCCTCCTTCAACTAGTGTAGTCCGAtcatttctttcttgcttttttttttaagatttatttttttattggaaaggcagatatacagagaggagagacagaaatcttccatctgctgggtcactccccaagtggctgcagtgactggagctgaaccgatccaagccaggagccaggagcttcttccaggtctcccacatgagtgcaggatcccaaggctttgggccgtcctccactgctttcccaggccacagtggagcagatggaacacaaaccgacactcatgtgggatcccagtgcatatgcAAGGTgcggatttagccattaggctgtgaCACTGGGGCCCAAATCCTTTCTCTAGCTAAACTGATCTGTGCATTTCCCCTTGTTGTAAAACCCCACCTTAAGATCTAGTTCTAGTTTCCCTTCCTGCATGAAGCTGCCCTGACATCTAACGACTGCAGCTTTTCTTTCCCCACATTCCGACTCTGGCTGCGTTAGCTCTGTTTGCATAGCTCATTCAGCATCTCCTACACGTTCCCTTTTATCAGCCTCTATCTTGTTCGTTCAtgcattttagaaattatttttgtaaaatccTTTTGTAGTAAAAGCTCCAAACTCATAGAACAACCAGAGCCACGTGTTCCCTCACTCCTGTCACTGCTGTCCCAAACCTCACAGGCACCACCTGTGATAGATAGcacaccccatgtgggcaccagtttgtgtcctggctgctgcaattCCCGTCCAGTttcttgctcatggcctgggaaagcagtggaggacggcccacagaCAGGGACTCCCAcacaaatgggagaccaggatgagactgttggctcctagcttctgtccagcccagccctgaccattacaGATACTGGGGACTGacgcagcacatggaagatctttctctctctccccctctgtctctatttttcttAACTACCCTtgagacaaataaatctttgttaaaaaaaaaaaaaaaaaaaaaaaagcaaaacaaaactggagccagtgtagtggcatagtaggctatgCTAGTTTGTGCCctgggctgctccccttcccatctagcgctctgctaatggcctggggaagcaatgggcccagagacttgggcccctgtactcacatgaagacctggagggagctcctgactCTCCGCTCTGGACTGGTCTAGGTCTGGTCgttagcagccatttggggagtgaaccgacaggTAGAAGatacctctttctgtttctccctctctgatctgtctttcaagtaaaataagtaagtctttaaaaaagtccTACAAAGATTCATATCACACGTGTTGTCCTCAATGCTCTGTTAAAGGTATATAAATTTGTCTTAGAGATTTTTCCATATAACTAGAAGTTCCTTTCTAATGCTTCTCAGTATTTCATGGTATAATTATCCAAAATAAAACATGCTCGCGTAGAGTCTAACCTGGACGCTACTGTGCAGTTGGCACTAGAAGGCCTTCCCCTGGTCACAGCCTGTCCTCATCATGAGCCTGTCCTTGTCACAAGCCTGTCCTTGTCATCTGtaggagaaggaagggaggggtgggtgTGTCGGGTGCCTGGATTTCGGGAACAGCAgcgctcactcccagctcagagtTCCGCAGAAGTGGCGTTGGAGGTGAAGAGGCCAGTGTTGAGCGTAGCCTGGAGGGAGCCGGAGCAGAGACGCAAACCATGGGAACACCTTGCGGAGGCTTCTCCGACGCGGGTTCACAGTCCAGGGGCAGGAAGGGTTTGGGTTAGTTCATTTAGTTGGCATTTGTGTGTCAGTCACCATGCTAGTGATGAAGCCGTGGAAATGAGAAGCCTGCAGTCCTGTCTGTAAAGGCTGGTTCAGTGTCGTGGCGTCAAGGCGAGGAAAGCACCTTAGGGCAGGATGCTGAGAGCTCTCAGCAGGAATGACAAGGAGTCAGAATTTTATTCGTTGGGTAGTGGGGGCCCATAGTaggctttgtatttttaaaattttttatttttaagaatttgtttattttcattaaaaatgcagatttgcagagaaagggagaaagatcttgattctctgattcactctaattggctgcaacggttggagcccagccgatctgaaaccaggagccaggagcttatgccagtctcctacacggatgcagggtcccaaggctttgggccgcccttgactgctttcccaggccaccagcagggagctggatgggaagtggagctgccgggattagaaccggcgcccatatgggatgctggcacttggaggtgggggatttgccaattgagtcattgcaccaagccccaggctttttattttttaaagcctcatgtattattttttaaagatttattttaaattttttattggaaattcagatatacagaaaagaggagagacagagaggaagatcttctatccattgatttcactccccaagcagccgcaacagctggagctgcgttgatccgaaatcaggagccaggaatctcctctgggtctcccacatgggtgcaggatcccaaggctttgggccatcctggactgctttcccaggccacaggcaggaagctggatgggaagcggggatgcctggacaagaaccagtacccatatgggattctggcacatgcaaggtgagaactttagccactaggttaccgcgctgggcccagaagtagtttttttttttttttttttttttttttttaataaaacttcattttttgacattgcttacatagttgagaggaatgcatgcccattaggcctctgattagggtgatggGGAGGGTCAGGTGTAGAGGAGGGTGGgtgagacacattttttttttctcctaagtcCACAGGAATGGAGGGCCACTGCTTGTTGTCAAACTATATCAGAACTGGGGATGGGGAATAATCACTTGATGCCGCCTTAAAgaccctgatgtggagaagaatgttctgagggtgctgcCTGAGTGGTTTCAGTAGCCCTGAGACATCGTTGGcctcattgctccagggttgcaAAAAATCTCCCCAAGGTCTACTGGAtgatagtccaccttagtgcatccacagacccagggacATGCTGCAAAGCGTGGCCAGGAGAACCGTCcagtctgttctgctttccatcctctgacaaggcagttggCGTCCCTGCTGGCCTACACAAGCTGCTTATCATGTCTCCTGTGTGCGTGTGGACATGCTGACCGCTGCACAGgtctcagcaactgaggaggcccagtccccatACATTCACTACAAGGTCAGACCGTCCGTCCTGTGATTGTCCCCAtcccagggtttgagtccagtgtcCATTTgtggaatcccccaagaaacctttcctgaggtgacctcagacttgactcatgtgtgccagccagtacaggaaTAGATGAGGTCTGTTACCTGCTCTAACCAACACACATGACTGGCGGATGCAGCTTGATCAGCTCTGCCTCAGCCCCACATCTCACATGAACCGACGGGTGCTGTGGCTCCGCCCAGCCAGCTCACCACAGACCCggccctcacacataccagcaggtgccacagcctagtcatCAGTGCAGTCCCCACCAACCTCACCAGGCCCAtacccagacctaattcttgcaCATCGCCAGCCTCTGCTgcgacccagcctggcccagcccatagTCCATCCAGCTTCCATGCCATCCATGGGTGCTCTggtttagctcagcccaacctggccctcaAGCATGCCAACAGGTGCAAACACTTTGTCCAATGTGGCCCATCCCTAGCCCTGattctcgtgctcaccagtggtaaGGCACAGCCTACAAGGGGAATGTTCATGGTCCCCCTGACAGGCATGCTTCCAGCTCTGGATCTCGTGTGtgttgatgggtgctgcagtccagcctgacatgattcaCACCCAGGGCCAGCATTTGTTGCtagctgctgctgtggtctggctcaGCCAGTTCTCACGCCACCAgtgggtctctcatgcacaccagtgggtgcagcaacctagcgcagcctggcttgctcccagaccagcctgcccccagtcacaGCTTGTATGCTTATCAGTGGAAGCAGCAACCCAGCAAGGGACTCCCATGAAATTCTCTTACCAggaccactcccagccctgggtcttgagtgtgccagcaggtactgtggcccagtctgagatggccctgctcccagtcttggcatCTGTCAGTAGGTGctacagcttggctcagcctgacctgcccccagtcccagctcttactgGTGGGTGCAACATCCTTTCCCAACATGGTCCACCCCtaggcctcatgtgaactggcagatgttgTGGTCCAACCCAGTCTGGCGTGCACCTTGTCCTGGCTCTCGCTTGTGCCAGTACTTGCTGTGAACTgatcctgcctggtccaccctcagACCCAACTCACACatataccaatgggtgctgtagcccagcctggtctagtctgctgccaccagtgggagctgtgcctggtaccaggcctgctcccagccccagatcctaCATGTGCTGCCAGGCACTGCTGCCCAGGCTGTCATGACCAGCCCTACTCCTGGCACTCATGGGTGCAGACTGGGGCCTAGTTTGACCGACCTGCACCATTTGGGCtctcaccaatgggtgctacagctgaATTCAGCCTGGTTCACTCCTAGACCTGGCAAAGCAacttaatttcttaaaattaacatatatatatatatatatatatatatatatatatatatatatatatatatatatttctacctCAGTTAAAAGGTGCCTTGGTATGCTGTCCACCAGGCTGCTTTCTGTCTCACATCCTTGTCCCCAGCCTGTGTTCTCCGTCTGTAAGCTTGCAGGTACTGGAGTCTAATTCATCATGTCTGCATCCCAGGGCAGACCACACAGTGATGCTCTCCTGGAGATCCAACACCATGCTTCTAACCCATTCACGGCTCATTGCCAGGGCGGAGTCAGGTGGCCTTGTCCAGCTTTAAGGGAGACTTGGAAATgtagcatggtgtgtgtgtgtgcgtgtattttaaaataatatttacttatttaacttgaaaatcagagttagagggcccggcggcatggcctagtggctaaagtcctcgccttgaaagccctgggatcccatatgggcgccggttctaatcccagcagctccacttcccatccagctccctgcttgtggcctgggaaagcagttgaggacggcccaatgcattgggaccctgcacccgcgtgggagacccggaagaggttcctggttcccggcatcggatcggcgcgcaccggccgtcgtggctcacttggggagtgaaacatcggatggaagatcttcctctctgtctctcctcctctctgtatatccagctttccaataataataaaaatctttaaaaaaaaaaaaaaaagaaaatcagagttagagaagagacagacagacatcaccaagtggctgcaatggccacagctgaattgatctgaagttgggagccaggagcttttttctggatctcccacatgggtgcagagtaccaagggcttgggccatcctctgctactttccgaggccacaagcagagtgctgaaacaggaagtggagcagccaggacatgaatcagcccatacaggatgccagcactggagaAGCAGCAATGGGCtgtatgccaccacactggccacaTGCGTGTGTTTCTTTGAGATTATGATCTGCACAGAGATGTACAGCTATTACACATACAGCTTGATAGGTGCTAACAGATCATTCTTGAACTCACGTCCTTCTCAAGAAAGCATCCCATCACTCCGCAGGACTGCCCCCGACTGAAGGAGTGAGGCTTCATTGCTGTGGTCACTGTGGGAATGGAAGAGAGCAGTAGCCAGACTTACAGGTTGGTAGGTTGTGGAAGACGAGAGAAGAATCAaagagaatttttcttttctttttttttttaaagacttattattattcgaaagccggatatacagagaggaggagagacagagaggaagatcttccatctgatgattcactccccaagtgagccgcaacggctggtgcacgccgatccgatgctggaaacctggaacctcttctgggtctcccacgcgggtgcagggtcccaatgcattgggccgtcctcaactgctttcccaggccacaagcagggagctggatgggaagtggagctgccgggattagaaccggcgtccatatgggatcccggggcgttcaaggcgaggactttagccactaggccacgccgcagggcctgagaatttttcaaatataaaaactgAAGACCTTGGGCCTGTGCATCTTCCACATGcagtacctgcatcccatatgggcaccaaccaGTTTGGGtttcggctgttccacttcccttccagctctgtgcttgtggcctgggagagcagttgaggatggtccaaagccttgagtccctgatcccacatgggagacctgcaagaagctcctggcttctgatcagctcagctctggctgttgtggccatttggggagtgaaccagcagatggaagatctctgtgtctcctctctgcagttctgcttttcaaataaaaataaatctttacatattttaaaactgatttccttGCACAAACATGTCCATTTGTTAGTGAAAGGCATTCACCCCTCCTCACAGGAAAATAGTCTGGCCCTTTCCCGAGAGCTCTCTAAAGATGGGACTGGGACAGCTGTGTTCCTTCTGGCTAACACCACTTTACAAAACCCATGCTGAAGAGGTGGAGCAGGCCGAGGGATGGCACCTTTGCTCACTTGGTGTGGGGTGGGTGCACAGGAAAAGCGCGGACAACACGCTAGGGCTTCGGACTGAATCCCAGGTCTGGGCAAGTTCCTTACCCTGAACATCGGCTTCTGAACTGGACAGTGGAAACAATGTATGCCTCCCTGTGAGGGCTGGTGAGCAGCGCCTGGGCACCGTGGGCGATCACAAATGGCTCTATGGTCGGCCCCACCCCTCACCTTGGCACCGAACGGCTAACGGACTGGTCCGAAGCAGCGCCAACCCCTCCCGCCCCTCCGGGAGGTGGGGACAAGCTGGAGGAGGGGCTGCCGGAGGAGGAGCTGCGCTTCACGCCCGCCCCGTCCCGTCTGGCCTGGGCGCCTAGGGAACGCGGTCCCGGTCGCCACTGCCTCCGCAGCGCTTCCCGGCGTCCTGCCCCAAGTCCAGTCATGACCCTGTGCCTCTCGCTCCTCCcgctccatctgctgctgctgctgctccgagGGGCGGTATGCCGGACAGAGGCAGGCTTCGAAACCGAAAGTCCTGTCCAGACCCTGCAAGTGGAGACCCTGGTGAGGAGGCGATGGCCCCGGGTCCCGGCCCCTGTGCCCCAAGGGCCGAgccggtggtggtggtggtggtggtggtggtggtgtggtgggAAGCAAACGGGCTTCAAGGGACTTGGGAAAGGGGGAGGAGAACTGAGTTAGGGGCCACTGGGTCTAGGGGCAAGGACGGGATCTTTGGAGGCGCATCTGTTCGCAGGTGGAGCCCCCCGAGCCGTGTGCGGAGCCCGCTGCCCTCGGAGACACGCTTCACATACACTACACGGTGAGGGGTCTGGGGCGGAGCCTGGGAGGGGGCGGCGCCTCGCTGAAACACGTCAGCCTTGGCTGGGACACGTGGCAAACAGGGTCGGAGGGGAAACTTGGGCTCTGGGGTCGCTGAGCACGTGGCAGCAAGGCGGGGGAGGGGTGCCCTGCCTGTTCCCCTCCTGCTTTTCCACCAGTGCCTCCCGGGGCTGAGAGAGCTCCAAGAAGTGCCAGCCCTTGAGGGCTTCCTGTTCCTTTCTGCCCCCGAGGAGAACGAGGGGAATGCTAACTACagccgtgctgggcccaggtgtGCTGGCCACCCCCCAGAGGGAACGGTAACAGGTGTGTTGATGCTCTCACCCCCTCCCACCCTCAGGGCAGCTTGGTAGATGGACGCATTATCGACAGCTCCCTGTCCAGAGACCCTCTGATTATAGAACTCGGCCAGAGGCAGGTGATCCCAGGTAAGTGATCTGTGCCTCTTCCATCTTAAGCCTTTCCTAGCCCCTGCAGCCCCTAAGGGGCTCTGGGGATGTGCCCCTGGAGGAGTGAGGCCCCAGGGCTCCCCCAGCtacctcctgcaggctcaggctTGAAAGGCACTGGTGGAGTGGGCAGGGGTTGGATGCCCTTGTCCCATGCATGGCACAGTTCTCTGTGCTAGTCTTGGATGATCCATCTCTGAGCCATCTGCCCATGAATGCACCTGGAGGCAGTAgacgggtgatggctcaagtgctttggtccctgtgGTCCATATGGGAGGACCAGAGTGGATTTCTGCgcctgtggcttcagcctggccaagccctgattGTTGCATgcctttgggaagtgaggcagcaggtaaAGGAGCTGTCACTCTATCGCATgggtgaaaggcagagtcatacacacacacacacacactcacaacctTTCGTTTGTTGGCTTgtgatagccagagctgggccaggagaagccaggagcccagggcggtggcagggacctaagcatgccctgccacccaggagcaTTTGTGGGCAGCTGGAGTGGGACTTAAACCTGGCACCCCAATAAGGGTACCACAGTTCAAACCAAACTCCACCTCTACTGCTTGCCCCATTCCTCAGTGGAAGCCAGAGCTTTGGGAGGCGAGGGAAAGCTCAGGGTCCAGTGGGAGCTTTTGATCCTGCTCTTGGGGTTTGGGGCCTGTGGctcagcccccagctcagtcacatctctctcctcaggtctggagcAAAGCCTTGTAGACATGTGCGTGGGGTGAGTATCTGGGCACAGGCTTTTGCCGACGTGCCTGCTCCCCGAGGAGGCAGAAGGTGGGAGAGAGGCTCCGGGCTTTGTAGTGGGCAGGTCCAGACCAGTGAGACTCCTGAGGGTGTGTGGGTCTGGCTGAGGGTTTGTTGGAGTGATGCCTGTGGGAAGGTGGACAGCTGTGCAGGTCAGCCTGCTGTGCGGTGTGCTTGAGGGGGGATATTTGTGAGCACGCTGGGGGAGCTGCAGATGAGtctgcccagcccccacccttGGTTGTGACTCCCCCAGAGAGAAGCGGAGAGCCATcattccttcccacctggcctACGGGAAGCGGGGATTTCCTCCGTCTGTACCAGGTAACTGGGAGGGATCTGTCTCGGGCCGTCACCACGCCTCGTCcctgagacccagaggagctacGCACTTGGCCAGGCCACATTTGCTGGAGGTGTGGGAGGGGAGCCAAGGGTGCTTCAGACTCTTGCAGGGTCAGTTTCTTCACATGGTGCCGACAGGCTATACAGGTACAGGTACAGGTACAGTCTGTTGCACTTGGCCTCTGGTAGCCGGCAGCTTCGTAGTGAAAAAACACCTGCCCAAGCCCTTGCTCATGGAACAGTCAAGTCATTCAAAACTAAGTAAGCacggctcggcagcgtggcctagtggctaaggtcctcgccttgatcccatatggccgctggttctaatcccggcagctccacttcctctctgtctctcctcctctcagtatatctgactttgtaataaaaataaatctttaaaaaaaaaaaaacctaagtaaGCAAAAGGCAGCTTTTGAAAACCAAGTCCATCCCATAACTTTAAAGACAGACAAAGAGCACAGGCACCCGCCATCACCTTTTGCTTTTGGTTTCACCAGATATCCTAGGGACAGCTGTGCTGCACCGACTCCCTGGGGGCAGGGTGCTTACCCTCGGTGCAGTGTGGCAAGCTGCCCTTCTCCAGTGGAATCCTGTTCCCCCAGCCCCGAGCCTTCTCAAGCCAtgtccttcctttttcccttcctaGCTCTTGGGAGAATCCCGGTTTTCTGATAATTGCACTGACTGAGTGTACTCACTGCTTGGGTGGAACTGAAAAATACATCCAGTGTGAGTCCAGTTCAAGCCACGCTTGGAAGCAGGCTGCCGTGAACAAAGGGAGAGGAGAGCGTGCATTTCCTAGTTTATGAGCCTGCCCAGGTCACCAGGTCACCAGGTCACCAGGCTCCCTGTCCTGCCTTCCATCTCACCAGCGGCAGGGTTAGCTGTGTTGTGGCCCGCCCTTCCTGGTTTCCTTCATTCTGGGCCCGGAGGCGGCTGGGCCATGCCTCTAacctcccctgccctctgcctctgcAGCCGACGCCGTGGTGCAGTATGATGTGGAGCTGATTGCCCTGACCCGAGCCAGCTACTGGCAGAAGCTGGTGAAGGGCGTTCTGCCGCTGATAGGCATGGCAATGGTGCCAGCCCTTCTGGGCCTCATCGGGTTTCACCTGTACAGAAAGGCCAACACACCCAAAATCTCCAAAAAGAAGCTCAAGGAAGAGAGAcggaataaaagcaaaaagaaataaacagtgTTGAATTCCAAGCACAACGTCTTGGCATTCCTCAACGCGACTTTGTacagctgcttttctaggtggAAGTGGAGCGCAAGGCTGAGGAGGAGGCAGCCTGCGTGCGGGCCCATGGAGGTCGTGGACCACCTCGCTTCCTGGCCTCTGTGGCTGTGCTAATTTACCCTCAAGGACCTGCTCTCGAATCTTCCCCTGGGCTCTCTGGGTCCCTCAGGAGCACATTTTGGCTCCCCTGGGTGCCTCACTCTGAGTGGCATGGCCTCGTGGCACGGGGAGCCTGCTGTGCCTGCCTGGCCCTTTTCTCCTCCCCCCGACACCACTGTTTGCCCAGTGCCCTCCAGGTGGGCTTCTCTGACATGGCACAGACAGAAAGGCTCACGAATATGGACATTTTTAATAGCTAAGTCCTCATGTCCTGGAACCACCCCCCGGCGCACACACTTGCGGAGGTTGGGAAGAACTCTTCTTGGCTTCCAGGGTGTGGGCAATCACGTGGGCTGCCTCGATGACATTGTAGGTGACTGGAGGCTGTCTGtcgtggggctggggcaggttgCTCTGGTGGTTGACAATGAAGAGCGGGTTGAGTTGGCTCAGCACCTCGTCGCTCACCGAGATTCCATCCAAGTACTGCTTGAGCATCTCCCGCAGCTTCCTGTTGATCTCCAGCAGCTGGGCCCGTCTGTGCTGCAGGCTCAGTTTCTCCAATTTCACTTTGTTGTACCTTTTCCAGAAGTTCTCCATCCCCACGTAGTCTGCCATTACCTGCAAGGTGAGTTCCCGGGCCAGGCTGTGTGGCAGGCTGTGCCCACCGGGCTCTGCCCAGGGCCCCCCGCCCCCTTCCGCCTGCCCTCACCTCTGCCAGCGCTTCGGTCAgctcctcctggctctgctcctcaaTCTCCTGCTGCTCCTCGCAGGTCAGCATGGACGAGTAAAAGGGCAGCACCTTCTCCTCTTCTGTTTCAAATTTCCTACATATTTCGGCaagtttaaggatcttttcaccCTAGGGGAAGCCAGGAGGGGCTTTCTGTTAGGAAGGAAGATGCAGGCAGCTCTCCTGCTTAAACCCACGGGCGCATCCCACTCACATCTGCTGCTGGGCCTTACTACCATGCACTCTGACAGCCCATGAAGTGGACACATGACTAATCCCTTTAAACTGTGAGAGAGGAATAAGCAAGGAACAAAGGAGGTGTTTCaggggggctgacattgtggtgaaGTGTGTTAAGCTGTTCTCTGCATACACCAGCAACCCACCcagatactggttcaagtcccagcctgtCCATATCTGCTCCACCTCCTTGCTGATTATGTtcccgagaaagcagtggaaggtggcctaagtacttgggtttctttcATCCACGTGGccgacctggatggagtcctaggcttcagcctggtgcctgGCACAACTCTGATGGTTACAGCCACGCAGGGATGAACCAgtgatgaaaggtctctctctctctctctctggcttcctgtatctgcctttcaaataaataaaatctagaaccaaattttaaaaaagatttatttatttgaaaaacggaGTTAGGGCAAGAGACTGACCTTCCATCCTCTTGCGAACTCTCCCGAATTCCATGCCCCTTGTGGGCaatgaggttcctggttttgttctGACTGTCCCCCTACACAcacgcgtgtgcacacacacacacctctctcgTTACCTTCTCCACAATCTTTCTCAGGGCTTTGAGGGTGGCGTTGCTTTCCAGGGTGAGTTTGACTAAGTTCTCCTGGGCGATCTCCCTGGCCCGCGTCTTCTGGGCCTTGAGTTTCCGCAGCTGGACAAGGACCAGCTCCTTATCACTCCGGATGTACTGGTTCTGATCCTCACTCTCACGGCTGTGTAGTAGGATCTTCCCTTTTAAAATACTGATGGCCTCCTGCAGGAACAGGAGAAAAAG contains:
- the FKBP11 gene encoding peptidyl-prolyl cis-trans isomerase FKBP11 yields the protein MTLCLSLLPLHLLLLLLRGAVCRTEAGFETESPVQTLQVETLVEPPEPCAEPAALGDTLHIHYTGSLVDGRIIDSSLSRDPLIIELGQRQVIPGLEQSLVDMCVGEKRRAIIPSHLAYGKRGFPPSVPADAVVQYDVELIALTRASYWQKLVKGVLPLIGMAMVPALLGLIGFHLYRKANTPKISKKKLKEERRNKSKKK